The sequence below is a genomic window from Flavobacterium lipolyticum.
CTGAGATGGGAAAACCTTTGATGGATATGACGTTGGCCGAAATGGATGTTTTTTGGAACGAAGCTAAAAAGCAGTAATTATTCTGCCAGCTTTTTTAAGGCTTTGATGTCCTTAAGTTTGATTTTTTTACCTACTAATTCAATTAAATTTAGTTTGTTAAAATCGGATAACAATCGGATACAGCTTTCTGTGGCCGTACCTATGATACCTGCCAGTTCTTCTCTTGTAAGCTGAACTTTCAGGGTATTGTCCGCATTCTCACCAAAATCGTCATGCAACTGCAGCAAAGTTTCGGCTAAACGCTGTTTCACCGTTTTTTGTACCAATGCAATTTTATCGTTTTCAGATTCTTTTAAATCCTCACAAACCGACTGCATTAAATTCATAGAGAACTGATTGTTGTTATTGAAAAAGTGAAGAATTTCGGCTTTCGGAATAAAACATACTTCCATATCAGCAACGGCTTTGGCTGTTAAGTTAGCAGGTTCATTGCTGATCATAGAACGCTGACCTAAAAGTTCTCCTGATTTTACCAGTTTTACAATTTGATCTTTTCCGTTGGCACTTAATTTAGAGAGTTTTCCAACACCGTCTTTTACACAATAAACTCCATTCGTAACTTCACCTTCTTCAAAAAGCGCATCCCCTTTTTTTATCGTGTAAGTTGTTTTGCTATTCGCCAGTTTCACAACTTCGTCTTTATTGAGTGCTTTTAGAGAAGAAAGCTGTCTTACGATACATTGGTCACATTTATTCATAGCAAAAATATTTATTACAAAATTAACCAATATTCGCTTTCGCAGCTAGTGTTCGGGCTGAAAAAAAACATAAAAAATCTGACAACGCTATTTGAAGGATTTATTTCATTAAATTAGAAACGGATTTCTTTGTAGTATGATAAATGTCATATTTAAAGTCACCTCTTATTTTGAATATTTGTGGTATCAAAAAAAAACAAATTATGAGTGAACAAAGTTGTTTTCATTGCGGACTTACGATTCCTAAAAATGAAGTAATCAATTTTGATGAAAAGAAGTTTTGCTGCGCCGGTTGTAAAACGGTTTACGAAATTTTTAGTCTTCATGATTTAACCGGTTATTATGATTTTGAAAATGCACCCGGCGCTACTCCACAGGATATCACAGGTAAATATGACTTTTTAGACAATGAGGCTATTCTTTCGAAAGTATTAGAATTTCAGGAAGGAAATACCGCTATTGTTTCCTTAAACATTCCTTATATTCATTGCAGTTCCTGCATTTGGATTTTAGAGAATTTAAACAAAATTCAACCTGGCATAAGTCTTTCTCAGGTGAATTTCCCGGAGAAAAGGGTTCGGATTACTTTTAATTCAGATACCGTTTCTTTGAAAACTATCGTTTATATGCTTAGTTCTATAGGCTATGAACCTTATATTAGTCTGGAAAATTATGAAACGGGTAAAAATAATGTCGACAGAAGCTTAACGTATAAATTAGGTGTTGCCTTTTTTTGCTTCGGAAACATCATGTTACTATCATTTCCGGAATATTTTGAAATAAAAGAATTCTGGCTGGACAATTACAAACCTTTTTTCAGAATCCTGATTTTTATTTTGGCTTTGCCCAGCTTTTTGTACTCGGCAAGTGGTTACTATGTTTCTGCTTACAAGAGTATCAAATCGGGAATGCTGAATATCGATATTCCAATTGCATTGGGAATTATTGTAATGTTTGTTCGAAGTACTTTTGATATCGTCATGAATTATGGATCAGGTTTCTTTGATAGCTTGACAGGACTGGTTTTTTTCATGTTGTTAGGAAAGATGTTTCAGATTAAAACCTATAGTTTTTTAAGTTTCGAAAGAGACTTCAAATCCTATTTTCCAATTGCTGTGACCAGAATTAATTCAGATACTTCAGAAGAAAGTATTCCTGTTTACGATGTTTTAAAAGGAAACAGATTGCTCATTCGAAATCAGGAGCTTATTCCTGTTGATGGAATTCTGATTAGTGAAAAGGCAGAAATCGATTATAGTTTTGTGACGGGAGAAGCGGTTCCAATCACTAAGAAATCGGGAGATAAAGTTTTTGCCGGAGGGAAACATATTGGGAAAGTGATCGAAATGGAAGTGTTGCATTCGGTGTCACAAAGTTATCTGACACAATTATGGAGTAATGAAATCTTCCAGAAAAAAGTGCTTCAAAAGCACAAAACAATAACCGATGCGATTAGTAGGTATTTTACACCATTGTTATTATTAGTTGCTTTTGCGGGCTTTGGTTATTGGATTTTTATTGATGCCAATACCGCTTTTAATGTCTTTACTGCGGTTCTGATTGTCGCCTGTCCATGTGCATTGGCACTTACTGCACCTTTTACGTTTGGTAATATACTGCGAATCATGGGCAAGCAAAAAATGTATCTCAAAAATGCGTTAGTAATTGAGCAGCTGGCAAAAGTGGATACGATTGTTTTTGACAAAACCGGAACGATCACCACTAACAAGAAATCGAATATTGTGTATGAGGGAAACTCTCTCTCTGAAGAAAATTATATACTTATTAAAAATGTGCTTCGTGCTTCTAATCACCCTTTGAGCCGAATGTTGTATGATTTCCTGCCGGATTCAGATAGAATAAAAATTAATGATTTTCAGGAAATTACCGGAAAAGGAATTCAGGCTTCTACAGAGAATGCTACAATCAAAATTGGATCCGCAGCCTTTGTTGATAGCCCTGTAACGGAACTGTCTGAAATCGAAAAAACAGGTCTTCATATTAGAATCGATGGTACTTATTATGGGAAATTTACATTCCAGAATAAATATAGGGATGGTTTGGAAAAACTTTTTTCAACATTGAGTCATGAGTATCAAATAAAGGTGCTTTCAGGTGATAATGATGGAGAACGCGCTACTTTGGAAGCCATTTTGCCCAAAAACACAGAATTGATTTTTAATCAGAAGCCGGAGCAAAAGTTAGAATTTATCAAAAAATTGCAAGACGAAGGTTGTAATGTGATGATGGTTGGAGACGGTTTAAACGATGCAGGTGCTTTGGCACAAAGTAATGTTGGAATTTCGATCTCTGAAAATGTCAATGTTTTCTCTCCTGCCTGCGATGCTATACTGGATGCAAGTGAGTTTTCGAGACTAAATTATTTTTTAAAATTATCACACAAATCGATTACAATTATTAAAATGAGTTTTGTCTTGTCACTGCTGTATAATATTGTCGGACTCTCTTTCGCAATTACAGGAAATTTGTTGCCATTGGTTGCGGCTATTATTATGCCTTTAAGCACAATTACGATTGTAAGTTTTGTTACGATTATGTCTAACTACTTCAGTGGTAGTAGTTTAAAATCATTATAAATAATTCTAAAACTATTTTTTATATTTTTAACATAAGAACATCACTTATGATAATTATCATATTTTGCCAGGCAATAAGCGAGTAATTTTGTTAGTATAAAACGTAAGGTATGAGTGTTATTTATCTATTAATTTCAGTAAGTATTTTCGTAGCAATTGGATTCTTTGTTGCTTTTATTGTAGCTGTTAAATCAGGACAATACGATGACGATTATACACCCTCAGTCAGAATGCTTTTTGATGATGAGACCAAAATTACCAGCCCAAAGAACAATTTACCAATAAAAGAAAAACAAGTATAATTATGGAAATGGAACAGTTTTATTACGACAACAAAATTGTTAAAAAATTCATTTACGCCACTATCCTGTTTGGAGTAGTGGGGATGTTAGTAGGGCTTACCCTTGCGGTGATGTACCTTTTTCCCAACATAACTGATGGGATCTCCTGGCTTAGTTATGGGCGACTACGGCCTTTGCACACCAATGCGGTAATTTTTGCCTTCGTTGGGAATGCCTTTTTTGCAGGGATGTATTATTCGCTGCAGCGTTTGCTAAAAGCCAGAATGTTCAGCGACTTTTTAAGTAATCTGCATTTTTGGGGCTGGCAGCTTATCATTGTCGCCGCAGCAATCACCTTGCCTTTAGGGTATACTTCTTCAAAAGAATATGCTGAATTAGAATGGCCAATAGATATTGCGATTGCTCTTATTTGGGTGGTAATGGGGATTAATATGATTGGTACCATGCTGCGTCGTAGAGAACGTCATTTATATGTAGCCATTTGGTTTTATCTGGCCACATTTGTTACAGTAGCAGTGTTGCATATTTTCAATAACATTGAGATTCCGGTTTCAGCTTTAAAAAGCTACTCCGTTTACGCAGGGGTTCAGGATGCTCTAGTTCAGTGGTGGTATGGCCACAATGCAGTTGCATTTTTCCTTACAACGCCGTTTTTAGGACTCATGTATTACTTTGTTCCAAAAGTAGCCAATCGTCCGGTATATTCTTATAGATTATCAATTATCCATTTCTGGTCGCTGATTTTTATTTATATCTGGGCAGGTCCGCACCACTTATTGTATTCAGCTTTGCCAAACTGGGCGCAAAATTTAGGAGTTGCTTTTTCAGTAATGCTTATTGCTCCATCTTGGGGAGGTATGATCAACGGACTTTTAACCTTGAGAGGAGCATGGGACAAAGTGCGTGAAGAACCAGTTTTGAAATTCTTTGTAGTAGCCATTACCGGATACGGAATGGCCACTTTTGAAGGACCAATGCTTTCTTTAAAAAATGTAAATGCTATTGCGCACTATACGGACTGGATCGTTGCACACGTACACGTAGGAGCTTTAGCCTGGAACGGTTTCATGTCGTTTGGTATTATTTATTGGTTGATTCCGAGAATGACCAAATCGGATTTGTTTTCTAAAAAATTAGCCAATTTCCATTTCTGGATTGGAACTTTAGGAATCATTATTTATACAATTCCATTGTATGTAGCAGGTTTTCAACAAGCTTCGATGTGGAAACAATTTAACCCTGATGGAACTTTAGTTTATGGTAACTTCCTTGAAACCGTTACGGCTATTATGCCAATGTATTGGATGAGGGCCATCGGAGGTAGTTTGTATCTGCTTGGAATGCTGACATTGGTTTACAATATTATTATGACCGTAAAAGCGGGTAATACAATCGAAGACGAATTAGCTCAGGCTCCGGCATTACAAAGAATCAGCAGTGGAAGACTTAATGGGGAGAAATTCCATACCTGGTTGGAGAGAAAACCAATTCAGTTAACCATTTTAGCTACGATTGCTATTTTAATTGGAGGTGTCATTCAGATTGTACCAACTATTATGGTGAAATCTAATATTCCGACGATCTCTAGCGTGAAACCTTACTCGCCTTTAGAACTTGAAGGACGTGACTTGTACATAAGAGAAGGTTGTGTGGGATGTCATTCACAATCTGTTCGTCCGTTCAGAAGCGAAGTAGAGCGTTACGGACCACAATCAAAAGCTGGAGAGTTTGTATACGATCATCCCTTTTTATGGGGTTCAAAACGTACAGGTCCCGATTTGTTGAGAGTAGGTGGAAAATATAATGACAACTGGCATTTTAACCATATGTGGAATCCACAAAGTACTTCAGCAGGATCAATCATGCCGGGTTACAAATGGTTGTTTGATAATGAAGCAATGGATGTTTCTCTGACTCAGAAGAAAATGAAGGCAATGGTGTCACTGGGGGTTCCTTATACCGAGGAAGAAATTAAAAATGCTCCTCAAACTTTAAGAACACAGGCGATGGCGATTGAGAAAAGTCTGGAAAACGATCCTGATTATGTAAAAAGTTACGAGGACAGTAAGAAAAAAGCAATTGCAAAAGGCGAAAAATTCGTTCCGATGAACGA
It includes:
- a CDS encoding Crp/Fnr family transcriptional regulator; the encoded protein is MNKCDQCIVRQLSSLKALNKDEVVKLANSKTTYTIKKGDALFEEGEVTNGVYCVKDGVGKLSKLSANGKDQIVKLVKSGELLGQRSMISNEPANLTAKAVADMEVCFIPKAEILHFFNNNNQFSMNLMQSVCEDLKESENDKIALVQKTVKQRLAETLLQLHDDFGENADNTLKVQLTREELAGIIGTATESCIRLLSDFNKLNLIELVGKKIKLKDIKALKKLAE
- a CDS encoding heavy metal translocating P-type ATPase, yielding MSEQSCFHCGLTIPKNEVINFDEKKFCCAGCKTVYEIFSLHDLTGYYDFENAPGATPQDITGKYDFLDNEAILSKVLEFQEGNTAIVSLNIPYIHCSSCIWILENLNKIQPGISLSQVNFPEKRVRITFNSDTVSLKTIVYMLSSIGYEPYISLENYETGKNNVDRSLTYKLGVAFFCFGNIMLLSFPEYFEIKEFWLDNYKPFFRILIFILALPSFLYSASGYYVSAYKSIKSGMLNIDIPIALGIIVMFVRSTFDIVMNYGSGFFDSLTGLVFFMLLGKMFQIKTYSFLSFERDFKSYFPIAVTRINSDTSEESIPVYDVLKGNRLLIRNQELIPVDGILISEKAEIDYSFVTGEAVPITKKSGDKVFAGGKHIGKVIEMEVLHSVSQSYLTQLWSNEIFQKKVLQKHKTITDAISRYFTPLLLLVAFAGFGYWIFIDANTAFNVFTAVLIVACPCALALTAPFTFGNILRIMGKQKMYLKNALVIEQLAKVDTIVFDKTGTITTNKKSNIVYEGNSLSEENYILIKNVLRASNHPLSRMLYDFLPDSDRIKINDFQEITGKGIQASTENATIKIGSAAFVDSPVTELSEIEKTGLHIRIDGTYYGKFTFQNKYRDGLEKLFSTLSHEYQIKVLSGDNDGERATLEAILPKNTELIFNQKPEQKLEFIKKLQDEGCNVMMVGDGLNDAGALAQSNVGISISENVNVFSPACDAILDASEFSRLNYFLKLSHKSITIIKMSFVLSLLYNIVGLSFAITGNLLPLVAAIIMPLSTITIVSFVTIMSNYFSGSSLKSL
- the ccoS gene encoding cbb3-type cytochrome oxidase assembly protein CcoS; protein product: MSVIYLLISVSIFVAIGFFVAFIVAVKSGQYDDDYTPSVRMLFDDETKITSPKNNLPIKEKQV
- the ccoN gene encoding cytochrome-c oxidase, cbb3-type subunit I, producing MEMEQFYYDNKIVKKFIYATILFGVVGMLVGLTLAVMYLFPNITDGISWLSYGRLRPLHTNAVIFAFVGNAFFAGMYYSLQRLLKARMFSDFLSNLHFWGWQLIIVAAAITLPLGYTSSKEYAELEWPIDIAIALIWVVMGINMIGTMLRRRERHLYVAIWFYLATFVTVAVLHIFNNIEIPVSALKSYSVYAGVQDALVQWWYGHNAVAFFLTTPFLGLMYYFVPKVANRPVYSYRLSIIHFWSLIFIYIWAGPHHLLYSALPNWAQNLGVAFSVMLIAPSWGGMINGLLTLRGAWDKVREEPVLKFFVVAITGYGMATFEGPMLSLKNVNAIAHYTDWIVAHVHVGALAWNGFMSFGIIYWLIPRMTKSDLFSKKLANFHFWIGTLGIIIYTIPLYVAGFQQASMWKQFNPDGTLVYGNFLETVTAIMPMYWMRAIGGSLYLLGMLTLVYNIIMTVKAGNTIEDELAQAPALQRISSGRLNGEKFHTWLERKPIQLTILATIAILIGGVIQIVPTIMVKSNIPTISSVKPYSPLELEGRDLYIREGCVGCHSQSVRPFRSEVERYGPQSKAGEFVYDHPFLWGSKRTGPDLLRVGGKYNDNWHFNHMWNPQSTSAGSIMPGYKWLFDNEAMDVSLTQKKMKAMVSLGVPYTEEEIKNAPQTLRTQAMAIEKSLENDPDYVKSYEDSKKKAIAKGEKFVPMNEREIVALIAYIQRLGTDIKVKQPSK